One Caretta caretta isolate rCarCar2 chromosome 6, rCarCar1.hap1, whole genome shotgun sequence genomic region harbors:
- the LOC125637925 gene encoding uncharacterized protein LOC125637925 codes for MDPDGTASGISEADEHQSPGQGEAREDHSGLEEQADGNPDTVRRSLNVQDGTLPGEDPATWAEPGGSSSGSSEHRTQERTQLQQKPHRCPDCGKAFSWSSHLIQHQRVHTGQRPYKCPDCGKGFTQSSDLITHQRTHTGEKPHRCHQCGKGFTVSSGLAQHRRVHTGERPYKCPECGKSFGRSSNLLTHQRTHTGERPYQCGECGQSFSLSSTLAKHRRLHTGERPYSCADCGQCFSLGSTLALHRRSLHTGERPYQCLDCGKRFSRISSLTTHRRSLHTNDRPYSCAECSKGFGRSSDLLAHQRSHSAERPHRCAQCGKGFARRSNLLAHQSSHTGERPYPCGECGRCFSRRSDLVSHRRTHTGERPYLCAQCPKSFGQSADLLTHQRTHTGERPYRCHQCGQSFSLSSNLLAHHRVHTGERPYHCAQCGRGFTRSGNLLAHQRRQHAVGETT; via the coding sequence ATGGATCCGGATGGGACCGCCTCAGGAATCTCTGAAGCTGATGAACACCAGAGTCCTGGGCAGGGAGAAGCCCGCGAGGATCACAGCGGGTTGGAAGAGCAGGCAGATGGCAATCCTGACACTGTCAGGAGAAGTTTAAATGTCCAGGATGGCACCCTGCCAGGGGAGGACCCAGCCACATGGGCTGAGCCAGGGGGAAGCTCCAGTGGGAGCTCAGAACATAGGAcccaggaaagaacccagctgcAGCAGAAGCCCCATCGCTGCCCTGACTGCGGGAAGGCATTCAGCTGGAGCTCCCACCTCATTCAGCACCAGCGGGTCCACACAGGGCAGAGGCCCTACAAATGCCCCGACTGCGGGAAGGGCTTCACCCAGAGCTCAGACCTCATTACCCACCAGAGAACTCACACAGGCGAAAAaccccaccgctgccaccagtgtGGGAAGGGCTTCACTGTCAGCTCGGGGTTGGCCCAGCACCGGCGAGTCCACACTGGAGAGCGCCCCTACAagtgccctgagtgtgggaagagCTTTGGTCGCAGCTCCAACCTGCTGACCCACCAGCGCACGCACACAGGGGAGCGCCCCTACCAGTGTGGGGAATGCGGGCAGAGCTTCAGCCTCAGCTCCACCCTTGCCAAGCACCGGCGGCTGCACACGGGGGAACGCCCCTACTCCTGTGCCGACTGCGGGCAGTGCTTCAGCCTGGGCTCCACCCTGGCACTGCATCGGCGCAGCCTGCACACGGGTGAGCGCCCCTACCAGTGCCTTGACTGCGGCAAGCGCTTCAGCCGTATCTCCAGCCTGACCACCCACCGCCGCAGCCTGCACACAAATGACCGGCCCTACAGCTGTGCAGAGTGCAGCAAAGGATTTGGTCGCAGCTCAGACTTGCTGGCCCACCAACGCAGCCACTCCGCGGAGCGGCCCCACCGCTGTGCCCAGTGTGGCAAGGGTTTCGCCCGCCGCTCCAATCTCCTGGCGCATCAGAGCAGCCACACTGGGGAGCGGCCCTATCCATGCGGGGAGTGTGGGAGGTGCTTCAGCCGGCGCTCCGACCTCGTCAGCCACCGCAGgacccacaccggggagcggccctaccTGTGCGCCCAGTGCCCCAAGAGCTTTGGGCAGAGCGCCGACCTGCTGACCCACCAGCGTACCCACACTGGGGAGCGACCCTACCGCTGCCACCAATGTGGCCAGAGCTTCAGCCTCAGCTCCAACCTCCTGGCCCACCACAGGGttcacaccggggagcggccctaccACTGTGCCCAGTGTGGGAGGGGATTCACTCGCAGCGGCAACCTCCTGGCACATCAGCGGCGGCAGCATGCAGTGGGAGAGACCACCTGA